The following proteins are encoded in a genomic region of Brachionichthys hirsutus isolate HB-005 chromosome 14, CSIRO-AGI_Bhir_v1, whole genome shotgun sequence:
- the mc4r gene encoding melanocortin receptor 4: MNTTTPHGWMDGFLNRSQTSAAPPPEEKESSAGCYEQLLISTQVFLTLGIISLLENILVVAAIAKNKNLHSPMYFFICSLAVADMLVSVSNASETIVIALINGGNLTIPVSWIKSMDNVFDSMICSSLLASICSLLVIAVDRYITIFYALRYHNIVTLRRATLVIGGIWTCCIASGILFIVYSESTTVLICLITMFFTMLVLMASLYVHMFLLARLHMKRIAALPGNAPLPQRANMKGAITLTILLGVFVVCWAPFFLHLILMISCPRNPYCTCFMSHFNMYLILIMCNSVIDPVIYAFRSQEMRKTFKEIFCCSQALLCV; this comes from the coding sequence ATGAACACCACGACCCCccacggatggatggacggctTCCTCAACAGGAGCCAAACTTCGGCCGCTCCGCCCCCCGAGGAGAAGGAGTCGTCGGCGGGATGCTACGAGCAGCTGCTGATCTCCACGCAGGTCTTCCTCACTCTGGGCATCATcagcctgctggagaacatcctGGTTGTTGCTGCCATAGCGAAGAACAAGAACCTCCACTCCCCCATGTACTTCTTCATCTGCAGCCTGGCCGTGGCCGACATGCTGGTCAGCGTCTCCAACGCTTCCGAGACCATCGTCATAGCGCTCATCAACGGCGGCAACCTGACCATCCCCGTGTCCTGGATTAAGAGCATGGACAACGTGTTCGACTCCATGATCTGCAGCTCCCTGCTGGCGTCCATCTGCAGCTTGCTGGTCATCGCCGTGGATCGCTACATCACCATCTTCTACGCGCTGCGGTACCACAACATCGTCACCCTGCGGAGGGCGACGCTGGTCATCGGCGGCATCTGGACGTGCTGCATCGCTTCCggcatcctcttcatcgtctaCTCGGAGAGCACCACGGTGCTCATCTGCCTCATCACCATGTTCTTCACCATGCTGGTCCTCATGGCGTCGCTGTACGTCCACATGTTCCTGCTGGCGCGCCTGCACATGAAGCGGATCGCGGCGCTGCCGGGCAACGCGCCCCTCCCTCAGCGGGCCAACATGAAGGGCGCCATCACCCTCACCATCCTGCTCGGGGTGTTCGTGGTGTGCTGGGCGCCCTTCTTCCTCCACCTCATCCTCATGATCTCCTGCCCCAGGAACCCCTACTGCACCTGCTTCATGTCCCACTTCAACATGTACCTCATCCTCATCATGTGCAACTCCGTCATCGACCCCGTCATCTACGCCTTTCGCAGCCAAGAGATGAGGAAGACCTTCAAAGAGATTTTCTGCTGCTCGCAGGCTCTGTTGTGCGTGTAG